The following nucleotide sequence is from Pristiophorus japonicus isolate sPriJap1 chromosome 12, sPriJap1.hap1, whole genome shotgun sequence.
taaagaagtttcttctgaatgctTTACTGGATTTAGTGACATCTTaacgacccctagttttggactctcaaTAAGTGACTTCATCTAACCTATCAAAcacctttataattttaaagacctctatttggttaCCTTCAGCCTTCTCATTTCAAGATATTTCAGTTTCTCCTCTATTTTCATTAGTGAAAAGAACTTTCCCAATCAATTCTATATTTCAAAACACAGTTACAAAACAGAGAGCCATGAGTATAGTTTTGCTGTTTTTATTAGGTTTTTTGTCTACTATGGAAATAATCTTATATAATTAAATTATATATGTAGTCAAGTTCTGTAAAAACACACATTATATGGTTTGACTTTAAATTCTAATACAAGGAcagcccagaatcaaatggatctaggCATTAGGCATTATGCATTCACAGATATCAGGTTGCTCATTCCACTGAAGTAGGATCTTTCCCTCTCACACATGATCTCAAAATGTAGAGGTCTTCTGCAGAAGTTACACTCAGCAGAGGAATGGGACTTCAACTCCAATCCAACATCCTTCCATGTAATCAGCAGTTTTTCTGTTAATAAAACAGGAGGAGGTGATGTATTAAATAGAACACAATTCAGGAGGCAATATTTATTCAATTTCTGCAGTGGTTCTAAGCTGGCTGTTGGAGTTACATTCTGATTCCAAGCAACAACTATCTATGGATTAATttaggttaaaaaaaaatcaatccatCTAGAAGTAACCATAAATAGTTACTATAAAAACTACTGTAAATATCAAAGAAAGCAATGTATAAAACATGCACCAGATTTTTATGTCACAGTGAGCTATGCATTGTTTTATATACAGTAAATGCTTAGTGTGAAATTTATGCAATCTAAATGTTTACTTTAGGAGCTTAGGGGGAATGAAGCTAAAAATTGTGGGAAATATGTACAATAAAATTATGTAGATTTAATCTATTATTGGTCTAAATCCTAATTTTACATTAGGACAGACAACTAATTCAGACAAAAGGTTATGATAGTTCTTAAGTCCATGCCACTCCGCTCCCAACAAATTAAATAATTGCGGGATCATGTAGGTTTAACTCCTTCTGTACTTAGAAAAACATAGCagttacatcacagaaacagaccaGACCATTCAGCTGAACTAGTCTGGTTTGGCATTTACACTCTACACGAGCCTCGTTCTAAATCACAATTACTCACCCTATTCCTTCAtctacctatccaatctaatcttgaatgttgacagttTCTAATTTAACCACTAACCCATGAAACAAATTTCATAGCCGCAAGTTTCTCCCGCCCTCAGTTCCAAATTTGCCCCTTGTTATTGCCCCCTCAACTACTGGTATTAGTCTGCTTCATtctaccctgtcccatccctttataattttaaacaccatTATAAATCGGCCCCATAATCTGTGTTAATCCACTGAAGATAATTTTTCAAGTCTTCCTTTGTATTTTCCATACGTAGCAGCATCCTAAGTGCTGCACCCgctctaaagcctcaatatccttcctatatAGTATGGAGCCCGATTATTCTCATAGTACTCCGAGGTTTTATGGTTTTACATAAGctcattacctcttggcttttatgTTCTATACCTAGAGATAAAACCTAGAATTCTATTGGCTTTTTTCACAATGATATCAACCTGTAGTGCTGCCTTTAATGTTCTGTGAACCTATACCTCCAAGTCTCCCTGGTTTTTCACATCATTGAGCCTACTTCCATTCAGAGAATAATTACTGGGTTTTTTTAAATTgcattacatcacttacaaaaaattaATTCTctggatgtggacattgctggcaagaccaTCATTTATTGGCCATGCCTAGTTGCTTTGAGCAGGTGGTCCTTGTTGAACCGctggtagcggtttgatacaacggaATGGCTTGCGAGGCCACAAGATTGTCAACTACATTGTTGTAGGACTAgagacacatataggccagactggataagaaCGACagggttccttccctaaaggagtaGGGAATTAGTAAACTCATTGGGTTTTGTGACAATCCAACAGTTTCATTGCCACTTTTATTGATACTCACTTTAAAACAAAAATTGAACTCAAATGGccattggtgggatttgaactcttgttctttgggttactagtccaggattacttgtccagtaacaacACGTGCTGACATTGAATTCCAATCTCCTTTGCAGTTTCCTTTGGTCTTTCTAAAGAATTAACTATACCTATTTTGGTATTGTCTGCAAACTTCACCACCACTGCCTCCAAGCTGATTAGTAAATCAGTGAACGGAAGTGGCCCCAGAACTGAACCCCGAGGGACACATTCTGAAAAACTGCCCTCAAACCCGACACTATATTTTCCCTCAATCAATTTTTAAATCCAGTTTGCTATCCTCTTTATATCCCTTTACATCATTTGATGCGAAGTCTACTTACCAACAAAATAATTCATCATTTGAGGGGTGTGATGAGGGGTTGGGGCAATACGCAAGAGCTCCTCACCACGTGCAACAGTGGGGTAGTTGATAGCTTGGACGTAAATGTTGTATTTACTTAGCAGTTCATCACAGATCTGAGTGTTTTTAGCTGCATTTGCGACCTAAAAACAGCATAAATATACATAAAAATCAATGAATGTCTTACTAGAACCTTCAAAACTTTAACTGAGTCACATTGTAAATTGTTATTCTTTCATTCACTCTGGATCAATTTGCAATGGTAAAAGGCGACCGTGACTGCGGTCCTCTTTGGAATCTTTTATTTCCTACTCCAACTCCatttccaattttctcccctcgtACCATGAATAATTCGCCAGTCAAATGGGGGTGAAGTAACTTGCCCTTGCAGCTCTAACATGCCATGAGCAATTTGGAGAAAATTTTCTTGTGCACCACACCCAAAATGATTGTAAAACAGAAATTGATGGTGTACAAAGTTTATTGCAAAATATGAATAAGGCAATCCTGTAACAACCTAATCATTTTGAACCGGTTAGTCACTTTTTATTTTGCCATGTATAAATGTGACAACAGGAAATATTTAGGAAGTAGTTTTGGCATGGTtgagtatgggggggggggggcagaaggatGAAAGCAGAGCAGGGAAACTTTTGGCACCAAGTAAAAGTATTGTGTATACATGCAGAAGAATACCTACTCTGACTGGGATGATGTGACTGGGACAGTGAACCACAGGGAAACCAGCATCCATAAGTAACTGACGCATGAGCTTAACATTGCGTTGGTGTCTGCGGCGCAGTGCTCGACCTTCTTCACTTTTCAGGACTTGGACAGACTGCAGAGCACCGGACAGTAACATAGGTGGCAGTGAGGTAGTGAAGATGAAGCCAGCAGCATATGACCGCACAGTGTCTATAAGAGATGCAGTACTGGCTACATAGCCTCCAACACAACCAAACGCTTTTCCTGCAACATAAAAACCCCCACAAAATTATTCGCTATGTCATTTAAATAGTATTAATGCATTTCAGAGATTGGACAGCTATTAGCCTAAACACAAGGATGACATCAAGGTTGACAAGAAAAGATCAGCTGTTCAAGGATTAATACAAATAAtttcaatcattttttttttattgaaatttACTGCCAGATAAATCATGAACATGAAAAAAAAATGCAGAACATTCAAGTTTGATTTCTTTCTATAAATAACACTATTGAGGGCATTTTAAGCTAGTTAAATAAGATGAGAAGGGAAGCACAATTGAATGCCATTCACACACATTTAAGTTGTGCTTTTCAGGCCTGACATAGACCATTTGTTAAACTTGCTTTTAAAACCGATTCAAGTCTTCCTTATAAATATCATGGGCTCACTACCATATTAGTATTCTATGCCAGTTatgctgaacattaaattaatgccCTCAGGCCATCCCCCTTCTGTACCCTTCAATGGACAGCATCTGGGATAAACACAAGAACAAGTGGCTTCAGCATCCCATTGTTCACCTGGTCACCCCAAAACCACATGCCACTGAAACCATGCTTTTATAGTTAATGACTATAATTTCAACTTAATGAAATGACACTATGAAGCACTGATGCCAAAACAGGAAGGATGCTAATTAGTAAAATAATCTTCAAAAGACATCCCTTTACTGCCAGTGCTGCAGTTAGCATTTGCTGATTGGCCAATTAATAGCTGATTTGTAGACTTtactatttgatttttttttaagtctctaGTAACCATTGATTTACACATTCTGCATTGCCGTCTCCACGTCATAGTTAAGATTTTGATAAGTGCTGCTATTGTCAGGCCTCAGGCAGGCTCAGTAACATGAGCTTTGTTTACACTTCTCTTTGATGCTCAACAGCTTTCTAGGTCATTGCCACATTGTACGCAAGAACTTTGAAGCAGCAGAATAAATCAGTCCATGATCTCGAAAACATTTCACAAGTCTCACAATTCAGACCTCTTATATAAAAAAGTAACTGCAACTCTCAAAATAGCAATAAAAGGGACCACTCGCCTTGTATTCGGCACAACATTCCTATTTTATGCATGttgtttggggaggggaggggggtgggggaggcagagaaAAAATATTTAGGCATGAACATGAAGGATTATAACTGCACCAGACCCCATTTCTATCATAGTAATTTTGCAGAATTCAATACCAGTAAAATTATTTGGAAGCAAATTAGTAAATGCACTTGGTTCAACTAGTTAAGGTCAAATGGACCCAACTGCTCAAAGTCAAAAGCAACTCCCAGTGCCGTTATACAGTGAAAGCTGTTCTCTAGGTCACCCCTCATAAATTTAATATGAGGGGTGACCTGGGGTCAGAGAAGAATTTGCTTTGAAAAAGAATGGTGTTAAAACAATGTTAGACTAGTAAAGGTTCGCAAGAGGCTAGATATCGATCAGTAACTCAGTTGTTCCATTTACACGGTTGATACTTGATCGGTTTACATGTAGTGGGGGCCATGAAATCTCCAAACTGGTGCTACATTATCAGAAAACTAAGCAGCAGTATTTATGTAAACAACTTGTTCCATTTTAGAACCATTGCAATATAGTACATCaacttttttttgtggggggggggggggggggggagggaactgacCAAGATGTTCACATCACCAATGCTTTAGAACATCCAAGAAACCTCCACCAGAAGAGTTATTTAAAACTAAAAAATGTTAGCCAAAATCCCTCTGAACACACGGATATCTGTGTGCATAATTTAGTAAAAAAAAACTGTAGCTGCATGAGCTTGAGCCATTTTGACAATGTAATAATGTTTTTGCAGTCATTTGGTGTAATTTTGTAAATTCAGTCATGGTACTAATTTACAAGAAATCCATGCTGAGGCACAGCTTTGCGCAGCGGATTGCAACCCAAAAGGTAAACCTGGTGGACAactaattttttaataaaaccagctCTTCTCAGTCATTGGCCTTAGTGAACCCTGGCAGAGTTTCCTTTGGATTGCAGCCAGATGCCAGAGAGCAGTGCGTCAGGAATCAGTGGAGCAAACACAGTATAAATGAAGCCTCAAACTGATCTCATAACAATGAAAACCTGTAGATGGATCCAACTTTTGAAACTACTCATGGTGAATAAATGCTCACTAGTTTGAGTAGCTTGGCAACGATATTATAACTGGAGTATTAAAAACAGATCACCATCAGATGAGTCTCTATGGTGAAACATAAGGTTCTCGTACCTCAATTAAATTGAATTAGTTATGCCAGATCATGTTGGTTGATTTTTGAAATGCGAGTCTTAGAACTAACAGTTTCTATGCTAACATTGTACTTTTGAACAAAACGTTAAATGTGATTTTGTTGTCTTTTCTGCTTCAGGGAGGATTATATTTGTACACCTTCCCTCATTGCTATTGCAACATCCCTGCACGACTGCCACTTGGGTAAAAATGTGTGTGTTGTGCATTAAAGTGGTGAGTAACTGCAGCTAGTTAGAATCCCCCTCCCCTTGATTTGTGACAACTAACAGCAGAATTATAATAGCTTTAACTATTTGCTTCCCAACAGGCCAAGTGCAAGGCCCACCTTTCTGGGCTGGAATGGATTGTTTTAAAGTTTTTAGCTCACATAATGGGATGCggaaagagatttttaaaattatggtaATAAGTTACTCCAATGTCAGAAAATCCAATTTTAACTAAAAATATAAAAATTTTAATTCTGCTCTTCTGTTGCCCCTATTGCCCACTCTTACTAAATGCAGTCTTTTAATTGTCCACATTAATTTTATTACCTCTACACCCCACCCCCTGCATAACATAACCTTTACTTCCCCTAAAAGTTTCAAATGCtttatttaaaatgttttcttCCTTCTATTTATCTAGTGAAGGCAGCCCCAAACTAGTAACTGATTTGTGGCATCAAGGATTTATAAATTGCTGCTTTATAAAGCTACCTCGGAGACAGACCCCCCAAGGGAGTGAAAAAATATATAACTAAACCAAAGAACTTACAGGCTGATTATAATGGACACTCACAGGTTATTTAAAAATTCATCCTGCTATTTTATTCTTCAGATCAAAATAATCAATTTTGACCTCTTGTGCTCACATGCACTACTGATTGCTTAAAGAATGAATAAAACTCATCTTTTCCTGTAAGCACTTAATGTACTTACCCAGTGTGCCAGATATGATATCCATTTTATGCATGATTCCATCCCGATCTCCTATTCCTCCACCACAAGAGCCATAAAGGCCAACAGCATGGACTTCGTCCACAAAGGTTATAGCACCAAATTCATGTGCTACATCACAGAACTCCTCCAAAGGACAGACTGCACCTAAAAAGGATAGCATATTTGAACAGTTGAGCAATTTGCTTAATTCAGCTTTAAACCACAAGTACAAAAATTCAATGGTGTAATGATCACatactctttaaaaaaaatggaaAAGGCACATTCTGCTCCTACAACTGCATGTACCCATACATGCCAACCCAGTAAACCAAGTAAAGCAGAGGAATAGTTTCAACATCAACAAAAAAAACATCTAAAAGCTGACAATTCGAGAAGTTACCCAACTTACAAGCCCAGGAAGCAAGCAGGTTGCATAAGCTTTGTGACTTATTGGGTAACCAACCATTTATTTGAAAAACATTTAACTACAAAAATGTCTGAAAGAGGAAATCTAAATGTTGAAGGTTCAAATTTAGTGATTTATTTCTAGCGAAGTTTGGTGTTATGCTCcactgaaataattttttttttaaaaacataaaatGATGCATTCGAGATTAATTTTAGGATCCTTTATACTTAATAACTGGTTTTTAATCTCAAATGTCACTCTCACATCCAACCCTCCTGTCCCAATTTAAACCAACTCTataccccatccaactctccacACTTTCAGAAACACACTCCTCCTCCCAACCCTACTGGTTCAGACTGGCAATTCTTCTCCCCCTCCATCTTAGTCCAAACTGGTACTCTTCTTCCACAATCCTCCTTTCAAATtggcactcacccctccccactgCTTAATACTGGTActttccttcacccccccccatccTTTACGCCCCTCCATTCTTCCCTCAGTGCCAGTCCTATCAAATCCTGCCACTAACAGGCTAGGTTCCACTCCTTCAGCCATGCTCCACAAGTGGAAGAGTTCTCACCCATATACTAGACAGGAATTCTCCTGAGCACAGGAGCTCTGATCTACAGCAAAGGCAAGGATCCTTTCCACCAGCTACAGCACTATGGGGCAGTGCTAAGGAGAGATGGGCCTGTTGGGTTTTTAGCAGCAGACTTGGAATTACGTCGAGGGGTTCGGTCCGCTCGGATTCTTTGGCAGGAAATGCTGAGGGCTTGACTTGTATGTATTATTGGAGCGATGCCAGCAATTCTTGTATAAGAGTACAATTTAAAGAAATTCTAGATGCAGCATAGTCAAGCATTTTTTAAGGAATCACAATGCTTACATTTAACATTTTATGGCATCATGATTAATTTTGTTAGTAACTTTATgaattgagatttttttttaaataaacagatTAATGGAGAGTTAATGAAGCGCATGATTGTAACCACAACTCCAAAATGGTAGGTGTACAAATAGTTAGGTAAAGCTTTTTTTTTTCCAAACAAAAATAAGCACTAGATTGTTAGCAGCAAATCAAGTTTTAGTTACATGTAGAGCTTTTAAAAGTGCTTACAATTCACAATATGCTGCATCAGCACTGGCTCATACTGAATCCTTGCAAGCTGAAAAAATCAAGTTAGACCTTAAATCCTACAAGTATCAGTAATGTATTGCTGGGAAACAAGTTTTGCAACTTTAATTTTGAACAATTTGCTACTGTAGATGGTTTAGCAGCATCAGTTCCCCATCAAGTAAAACTACTTTAAATTCCAGTCTGAATGCATACCATCCATTGAATGGACCGTCTCAAAGGCTACAATCTTTGGAGTGGCTGGGTCCGACTTCTTCAACAGCTCCCGTAGATGATTAACATCATTGTGACGGAATATAAACTTGGGAACTCCACTATTCCGTATCCCTTGAATCATGGAGGCATGGTTTCCGGCATCAGAATAGATTTCACATCCTaaccacattaaaaaaaagtaaaataaaagTCCATGGTTAGCATCTGAAACATTAGAAGGAAATGAACATTGTTGACAAATAATGCCAAAAATTTTAAGATTGCACAATGTGAATTATGCAAGCGAACATCTACAGAAATTATTTTACTTTGGTCATTTAAGATAAGGCCCTATATTATTTGATTATTTCTATCAATATAACCCAATAGTTTCTTACAAATCCCAGAAATGGGAAGGGACATTTTTCCTCCTTACCCACCAGCAGCACATATTTATTTCTCTTGCTGGCATATGGTCAGAGCCAATGGAACCATTCTCCATTACCTTACAAGTTGCCAGTCTTCATGTACAAGCCTATACAGCAAATCATCAGGCTATAGAACCAAAGGGGCATCACAGCAGGAAAGATTGTCATGAATTTTGGAGGTGACAGCATGTTCAAGGATTTGGgaaaagattggagatggggcagtagtttgcaaggacagaggggctgaggttgggcgggggggggggggggggggtagtattGGTGAGAAACAGAGGATTGGGTATGGTAGAaaatgaaaatgttttaaaaaaggagggggctgGAACAAGCCGAGATGCTTGAAGGAGAAGGcccaggagtatggagagaaaccaaGGTGCAATTTAATGACACTGCTACTGTGGCAATTTGGCAGGTGGAGGAAAGTATGGCCTAGTGGAGAGGCTTTGATAAGGGGCTGCATGTCCCCAGTAAGGTTCAAAGTGTGAATTTAGGCTCCCCAATGATTCAGTTGGAGAAGACTGCACATATCTGAGCCATACAAACGAGGTGGTGACAGGTTTGACTCCAGTCTGTGCAAAGTTAGATCTGagccagaatttgtggggactctaCAATTGGCTTCTCATGTCCCTGGGACAATGAGGGGAAAATTCAAACAGGGGTGGTGCTTTTGATTTATATCCAGTGACTCTTGTTGGAAAGTATGCAGATGTCTGAAGAAAGGTGCGTTCAACTCTGATGCCCCACCTCCTACATGAAGAATGATCACTATGGGGAGGTATTGGCAGGTAGCCccatcctctttttaaaaaaaaacacaccctAGCAAGAATCAGCACCTCCAGGAGAGGGGTGTGGAGATATCTGGCTGGAGAGAGTCAATTTGACATAATCTGCAGCAAATAGCAACTCATACCTGGGAGCATTTTGGCCAATGTAAAGAGGGTAGAATCATTTGCCACAAAGCATGACGAAAATAGTAGTGCAGCATCTTTTCCATGGAGATCAGCTAATTCACTCTCTAAATCAACATGATACTTGCTGGTTCCAGAAATATTTCTGGTCCCACCAGCTCCAGCACCATGGCACCGAAGAGTATCCCTAGAAAAAAAAAGAGATGGGAATAATGGAGAatacaactttttttttttttaaagtccataaACGAGGAAAGAAAATATACCATAACTGAGCATGTACGCTACTAAAAAGCAATGTATTAAAATATTCCCAAATATCATCATTTTGTTCATTTGATGTCTAATCtttatttgcctacatatttgaaaATGGTAGGGAAGGGGATCCATATACAAACAAGTCATTCTTCCTTCTTTATATACCAACCTTGCTACTAATTTGAGAAAAAAAATCACTTATTTAAAAACCATGGTGCATTTGATTCTTTAcactggggcagacaataatcaggggaataatggaggcatgtgaaaaaggaacggcagtaatcatgggggattttaacctacatatcaattggtcaaatcaaatcgcatggggtagccttgaggaggaattcatagaatgcatacgggattgtttcttagaacagtatgtgacagaacctacaggggagcaagctatcttagatctggtcctgtgtaatgagtcaggaataataaactatctcctagtaaaagatcctctcggaatgagtgatcacagtatggttgaatttgtaatacagattgagggtgaggaagtagtgtctcaaacaagtgtactatgcttaaacaaaggggactacagtgggacgagggcagagttggctaaagtcgactgggaagagagactaaacggtggcacaattgaggaacagtggaggacttttaaggagctctttcatagtgctcaacaaaaatatattcgtgaaaaaggagggcggtaagagaagggataaccaaggaaataaaggagagtatcaaattaaaaagcaatgcgtacaaggttagtaggaaactagaagattcggaaaattttaaacgacagcaaagaatgacgaagaaagcaataaagaaaggaaagctagattacgaaagtaaacttgcgaaaaacataaaaacagacagtaaaagcttttaccgatatataaaacggaaaagagtgactaaagtaaatgttggtcccttagaagatgagaagggggatttaataatgggaaatgtggaaatggctgagaccgtaaacaattattttgcttcggtcttcacagtggaagacacaaaaaccatgccaaaaattgctggtcacgggaatgtgggaagggaggaccgtgagacaatcactatcactaggggggtagtgctggacaggctaatgggactcaaggtagacaagtcccctggtcctgatgaaatgcatcccagggtaataaaagagatggcggaagttatagcagatgcattcgttataatctaccaaaattctctggactctggggaggtaccatcggattggaaagcagctaatgtaacgcctctgtttaaaaaagggggcagacaaaaggcaggtaactataggccggttagtttaacatctgcagtggggaaaatgcttgaagctatcattaaggaagaaatagcaggacatctagataggaatagtgcaatcaagcaggcgcaaatggattcatgaaggggaaatcatgtgtaactaatttactggaattctttgatataacgagcatggtggagaggtgtaacgatggatgtggtgtatttagatttccaaaaggcattcgataaggtgccacacaaaaggttactgcagaagataaaggtacgctgagtcagaagaaatgtattagcatggatagagaattggctggctaacagaaagcagagagtcaggataaatgggtccttttcgggttggaaatcggtggttagtggtgtgccacagggatcggtgctgggaccacaactgtttacaatatacatagatgacctggaagaagggacagagtgtagtgtaacaaaatttgcagatgacacaaagattagtgggaaagcaggttgtgcagaggacacagagaggctgcaaagagatttagataggttaagaggatgggctaagctttggcagatggaatacaatgtcggaaaaagtgaggtcatccaccctggaaaaaaaaacagagtaaaagggactattatttgaatggggagaaattacaacatgctgcggtgcagagggacctgggggtccttgtgcatgaatcccaaaaagttagtttgcaggtgcagcaggtaatcaggaaggcgaatggaatgttggccttcattgcgagagggatggagtacaaaagcagggacgtcctgatgcaactgtacagggtattggtgaggtcgcacctggagtactgcgtgtagttttggtcaccttacttaaggaaggatatactagctttggagggggtacagagacgattcactaggctgattccggagatgagagagttaccttatgatgatattgagtagactgggtctttactcgttggagttcagaaggatgaggggtgatcttattgaaacattcaaaataatgaaagggacagacaagatagaggcagagaggttgtttccactggtcggggagactagaactgggggcacagcctcaaaatacgggggagccaatttaaaacagagttgagaaggaatttcttctcccagagggttgtgaatctgtggaattctctgcccaaggaagcagttgaggctagctcatagaatatattcaaatcacagatagatagatttttaaccaatgagggaattaagggttatggggagcgggcggataagtggagctgagtccacggccagatcagccatgatcttgttgaatggcggagcaggctcgaggggctagatggcctactcctgttcctaattcttatgttcttatgttcttattaaatgttggtaaagtccagaaccaggggtcacagtctaaagatcaggggtaagccatttaggaccgagatgaggagaaacttcttcacccagagagtggtgaacctgtggaattctctacaacagaatgttgttgaggtcaattcactaaatatattcaaaaaggagttagatgtagtccttactactagggggatcaaggggtatggagagaaagcaggaatggggtattaaagttgcatgttcagccatgaactcattgaatggcggtgcaggctcaaagggccaaatgaccttctcctgcacctattttctatgtttctatctactgcCACTAAACACAAAAAAATATAATGCAACAGACATGGAATGGCTCAAATTCATTAAAAACACTTCAAGAGTGAAACTGATACTTTCt
It contains:
- the alas1 gene encoding 5-aminolevulinate synthase, non-specific, mitochondrial, translating into MEAVVRRCPFLSRVSQTFLLKAGKSLIYYAQHCPVMMMKAGAKPVVRTVTTSAAHCQQTKETTPVNEKPTTLASTPSVPVSQLPSGHPILNAGQAGASKCPFLAAEMSHGKSSVVRKASVELSEDVQQMHAVRKELAATSVNSTGVNIHKADGQKKEGLLKNLHGVVKQKPLVSHLIEDNMPKSVSTFKYDGFFEKKIDEKKKDHTYRVFKTVNRRADVFPMADDYSNSVSVKKEVFVWCSNDYLGMSRHPRVVGSIMDTLRCHGAGAGGTRNISGTSKYHVDLESELADLHGKDAALLFSSCFVANDSTLFTLAKMLPGCEIYSDAGNHASMIQGIRNSGVPKFIFRHNDVNHLRELLKKSDPATPKIVAFETVHSMDGAVCPLEEFCDVAHEFGAITFVDEVHAVGLYGSCGGGIGDRDGIMHKMDIISGTLGKAFGCVGGYVASTASLIDTVRSYAAGFIFTTSLPPMLLSGALQSVQVLKSEEGRALRRRHQRNVKLMRQLLMDAGFPVVHCPSHIIPVRVANAAKNTQICDELLSKYNIYVQAINYPTVARGEELLRIAPTPHHTPQMMNYFVEKLLITWKDVGLELKSHSSAECNFCRRPLHFEIMCERERSYFSGMSNLISVNA